The following proteins are encoded in a genomic region of Mus caroli chromosome 18, CAROLI_EIJ_v1.1, whole genome shotgun sequence:
- the LOC110284891 gene encoding protocadherin gamma-C5 isoform X1: protein MGPMASPQVAGKWQVLCMLSLCCCGWVSGQLRYSVVEESEPGTLVGNVAQDLGLKGTDLLSRRLRLGTEENGRYFSLSLVSGALAVSQKIDRESLCGASTSCLLPVQVVTEHPLELTRVEVEILDLNDNSPSFATPDREMRISESAAPGARFPLDSAQDPDVGTNTVSFYTLSPNSHFSLHVKTLKDGKLFPELVLEQQLDRETQARHQLVLTAVDGGTPARSGTSLISVIVLDVNDNAPTFQSSVLRVGLPENTPPGTLLLRLNATDPDEGTNGQLDYSFGDHTSETVKNLFGLDPSSGAIHVLGPVDFEESNFYEIHARARDQGQPAMEGHCVIQVDVGDANDNPPEVLLASLVNPVLESTPVGTVVGLFNVRDRDSGRNGEVSLETSPNLPFQIKPSENHYSLLTSQPLDREATSHYTIELLASDAGSPPLHTHLTLRLNISDVNDNAPHFTQQLYTAYIPENRPPGSLLCTVAASDPDEGDNARLTYSIVGSQIQGAPASSFVYVNPEDGRVFAQRTFDYELLQMLQIVVGVRDSGSPRLHANTSLHVFVLDQNDNAPAVLHPRPGREFSAPQRLPRSAPPGSLVTKVTAVDADAGHNAWLSYSLLPQSTAPGLFLVSAHTGEVRTARALLEDDSDTQQVVVLVRDNGDPSLSSTATVLLVLEDEDAEEMPKSSDFLTHPPERSDLTLYLIVALAAVSLLSLVTFTFMSAKCLRRHEDGDRGGGHCCRGQDSPSREFYKQSSPNLQVSSDGTLKYMEVTLRPTDSQSHCYRTCFSPASDGSDFTFLRPLSVQQQPSALALEPEALRSRSSTLRERSQQAPPNTDWRFSQAQRPGTSGSQNGDETGTWPNNQFDTEMLQAMILASASEAADGSSTLGGGAGTMGLSARYGPQFTLQHVPDYRQNVYIPGSNATLTNAAGKRDGKAPAGGNGNKKKSGKKEKK, encoded by the exons ATGGGGCCTATGGCATCACCACAGGTCGCTGGGAAATGGCAAGTGCTGTGTATGTTGTCCTTGTGCTGCTGTGGCTGGGTGTCTGGGCAGCTTCGGTATTCAGTGGTGGAGGAGTCTGAGCCGGGGACTTTGGTGGGGAACGTTGCTCAAGATCTGGGCTTAAAGGGGACAGATCTATTGAGCCGCAGGCTGAGATTGGGCACTGAGGAGAATGGGCGCTATTTTTCCCTGAGTTTGGTGAGCGGAGCTTTGGCAGTGAGTCAGAAAATTGACCGAGAGAGCCTGTGCGGAGCCAGCActagctgcctgctgcctgtacAGGTGGTAACTGAACACCCCCTGGAGCTCACCCGGGTAGAGGTAGAGATCCTGGACCTCAATGACAACTCTCCCAGCTTTGCCACTCCTGATCGAGAGATGCGCATCTCGGAATCAGCTGCACCTGGAGCCAGGTTCCCACTGGATAGTGCCCAAGACCCAGATGTGGGCACCAATACTGTGAGCTTTTATACTCTCAGCCCCAACAGTCACTTCTCTCTGCATGTGAAGACCCTAAAAGATGGAAAGCTCTTCCCAGAGCTAGTGCTAGAGCAACAGCTAGACCGTGAGACTCAGGCAAGACATCAGCTAGTACTCACTGCTGTGGATGGGGGAACCCCAGCCCGCTCAGGGACCAGCCTTATCTCGGTCATTGTGCTGGACGTCAATGATAATGCCCCAACCTTCCAGTCCTCAGTTCTACGTGTGGGACTCCCAGAGAACACACCCCCGGGTACACTGCTGCTCCGTCTCAATGCCACTGATCCAGACGAGGGCACCAATGGCCAACTAGACTACTCTTTTGGAGACCATACATCTGAAACAGTGAAGAATCTCTTTGGCCTGGATCCTAGCAGTGGAGCAATCCATGTATTGGGTCCAGTAGATTTTGAGGAATCAAATTTCTATGAAATTCATGCTAGAGCTCGAGACCAGGGACAGCCAGCCATGGAGGGCCACTGTGTAATTCAAGTGGATGTAGGGGATGCTAACGACAACCCCCCTGAAGTGCTGCTGGCATCTTTGGTCAACCCTGTCCTAGAGAGCACACCCGTGGGCACGGTTGTGGGATTGTTTAATGTGCGGGACCGAGACTCAGGTAGAAATGGTGAGGTGAGCCTGGAGACATCTCCAAACCTGCCATTTCAGATCAAGCCTTCTGAGAACCACTACTCGCTGCTCACCAGCCAGCCTTTGGACCGAGAGGCCACGTCCCATTATACCATCGAGCTGCTGGCCAGTGATGCTGGATCACCCCCCCTACATACCCATCTCACCCTCAGGCTGAACATTTCAGACGTTAATGACAACGCACCCCATTTCACCCAACAGCTCTACACTGCTTATATCCCAGAAAACCGCCCACCAGGCTCTCTCCTCTGTACTGTGGCTGCCTCTGATCCAGATGAGGGGGATAATGCCCGCCTCACCTATTCTATTGTGGGGAGTCAAATCCAGGGAGCCCCAGCCTCCTCCTTTGTGTATGTCAACCCCGAGGATGGACGAGTCTTTGCCCAGCGGACCTTTGACTATGAGTTACTGCAGATGCTGCAAATCGTGGTGGGGGTCCGAGATTCCGGCTCTCCCCGACTGCATGCTAACACATCTCTCCATGTGTTTGTCCTCGATCAGAATGATAATGCCCCAGCTGTGCTGCACCCACGACCTGGCAGGGAGTTCTCAGCCCCTCAGCGTCTCCCCCGATCTGCCCCTCCTGGTTCTTTGGTCACCAAGGTGACAGCCGTGGATGCTGACGCTGGTCACAATGCAtggctctcttactctctcttacCACAGTCCACAGCCCCCGGACTGTTCCTTGTATCTGCACACACTGGTGAGGTGCGCACAGCCCGGGCCTTATTGGAGGATGACTCTGATACCCAACAGGTGGTGGTCCTGGTGAGGGATAATGGTGACCCTTCCCTATCCTCCACAGCAACAGTACTGCTGGTTCTGGAGGATGAGGATGCAGAGGAAATGCCCAAATCCAGTGACTTCCTCACACACCCTCCTGAGCGGTCAGACCTCACCCTTTACCTTATTGTGGCACTAGCAGCTGTCAGTCTCTTATCCTTAGTTACCTTCACTTTCATGTCAGCTAAGTGTCTGCGGAGGCATGAAGATGGGGACCGGGGTGGGGGCCACTGCTGCAGGGGCCAGGACTCACCCTCCAGGGAGTTCTATAAGCAGTCCAGCCCCAACCTCCAGGTGAGCTCAGACGGCACACTAAAGTACATGGAGGTGACCCTGCGGCCCACGGACTCTCAGAGCCATTGCTACAGGACGTGCTTTTCTCCGGCCTCGGACGGCAGTGACTTCACTTTCCTCAGGCCCCTCAGCGTTCAGCAGCAGCCCTCAGCCTTGGCGCTGGAACCCGAGGCCTTGCGTTCCCGCTCTAGTACGCTGCGGGAGCGGAGCCAG CAAGCCCCGCCCAACACTGACTGGCGTTTCTCTCAAGCCCAGAGACCCGGCACGAGCGG ATCCCAAAATGGTGATGAAACTGGCACCTGGCCCAACAACCAGTTTGATACCGAGATGCTGCAAGCCATGATCTTGGCCTCTGCCAGTG aaGCCGCTGATGGGAGCTCTACCCTGGGAGGGGGCGCTGGCACCATGGGTCTGAGCGCTCGATACGGACCCCAGTTTACCCTGCAGCACGTGCCTGACTACCGCCAGAACGTGTACATCCCTGGCAGCAATGCCACGCTGACCAATGCCGCTGGCAAACGAGATGGCAAGGCTCCAGCAGGTGGTAATGGCAACAAGAAGAAATCgggcaagaaagagaagaagtaa
- the LOC110284891 gene encoding protocadherin gamma-B6 isoform X22, translated as MVPLDSIPATFSALDRAALFPSPWSQAIVRHEVLGQAPPNTDWRFSQAQRPGTSGSQNGDETGTWPNNQFDTEMLQAMILASASEAADGSSTLGGGAGTMGLSARYGPQFTLQHVPDYRQNVYIPGSNATLTNAAGKRDGKAPAGGNGNKKKSGKKEKK; from the exons ATGGTCCCACTGGATTCCATCCCAGCCACTTTCTCCGCCTTGGACAGAGCTGCCTTGTTCCCATCTCCTTGGTCACAGGCCATTGTGAGGCATGAAGTTCTGGGG CAAGCCCCGCCCAACACTGACTGGCGTTTCTCTCAAGCCCAGAGACCCGGCACGAGCGG ATCCCAAAATGGTGATGAAACTGGCACCTGGCCCAACAACCAGTTTGATACCGAGATGCTGCAAGCCATGATCTTGGCCTCTGCCAGTG aaGCCGCTGATGGGAGCTCTACCCTGGGAGGGGGCGCTGGCACCATGGGTCTGAGCGCTCGATACGGACCCCAGTTTACCCTGCAGCACGTGCCTGACTACCGCCAGAACGTGTACATCCCTGGCAGCAATGCCACGCTGACCAATGCCGCTGGCAAACGAGATGGCAAGGCTCCAGCAGGTGGTAATGGCAACAAGAAGAAATCgggcaagaaagagaagaagtaa
- the LOC110284891 gene encoding protocadherin gamma-A4 isoform X23, translated as MQAPPNTDWRFSQAQRPGTSGSQNGDETGTWPNNQFDTEMLQAMILASASEAADGSSTLGGGAGTMGLSARYGPQFTLQHVPDYRQNVYIPGSNATLTNAAGKRDGKAPAGGNGNKKKSGKKEKK; from the exons ATG CAAGCCCCGCCCAACACTGACTGGCGTTTCTCTCAAGCCCAGAGACCCGGCACGAGCGG ATCCCAAAATGGTGATGAAACTGGCACCTGGCCCAACAACCAGTTTGATACCGAGATGCTGCAAGCCATGATCTTGGCCTCTGCCAGTG aaGCCGCTGATGGGAGCTCTACCCTGGGAGGGGGCGCTGGCACCATGGGTCTGAGCGCTCGATACGGACCCCAGTTTACCCTGCAGCACGTGCCTGACTACCGCCAGAACGTGTACATCCCTGGCAGCAATGCCACGCTGACCAATGCCGCTGGCAAACGAGATGGCAAGGCTCCAGCAGGTGGTAATGGCAACAAGAAGAAATCgggcaagaaagagaagaagtaa
- the LOC110284891 gene encoding protocadherin gamma-C4 isoform X2, whose translation MAAMPSTVRSWVEIWWGATLLFLFCHLGYVYGQIRYPVPEESQEGTFVGNVAQDFLLDTESLSARRLQVAGEVNQRHFRVDLDSGALLIKNPIDREALCGLSASCIVPLEFVTEGPLEMYRAEVEIVDVNDHAPRFPRQQLDLEIGEAAPPGQRFPLEKAQDADVGSNSISSYRLSSNEHFALDVKKRSDGSLVPELLLEKPLDREKQSDYRLVLTAVDGGNPPRSGTAELRVSVLDVNDNAPAFQQSSYRISVLESAPAGMVLIQLNASDPDLGPSGNVTFSFSGHTPDRVRNLFSLHPTTGKLTLQGPLDFESENYYEFDVRARDGGSPAMEQHCSLRVDLLDVNDNAPHITVTSELGTLPESAEPGTVVALISVQDPDSGSNGDVSLRIPDHLPFALKSAFRNQFSLVTAGPLDREARSSYDIMVTASDAGNPPLSTHRTIFLNISDVNDNPPSFFQRSHEVFVPENNRPGDLLCSLAASDPDSGLNALISYSLLEPRNRDVSASSFISLNPQTGAVHATRSFDYEQTQTLQFEVQARDRGSPPLSSTVTVRLFVLDLNDNAPAVLRPRARPGSLCPQALPPSVGAGHLVTKVTAVDLDSGYNAWVSYQLLEAPDPSLFAVSRYAGEVRTAVPIPADLPPQKLVIVVKDSGSPPLSTSVTLLVSLEEDTHPVVPDLRESSAPREGESRLTLYLAVSLVAICFVSFGSFVALLSKCLRGAACGVTCFPAGTCACLTRSRRREGLPPSNGILRIQLGSEDPIKFVDVGGHSHGCTPLASAPTRSDSFMMVKSPSAPMAGEPVRPSCPPSDLLYGLEQAPPNTDWRFSQAQRPGTSGSQNGDETGTWPNNQFDTEMLQAMILASASEAADGSSTLGGGAGTMGLSARYGPQFTLQHVPDYRQNVYIPGSNATLTNAAGKRDGKAPAGGNGNKKKSGKKEKK comes from the exons ATGGCAGCAATGCCCAGCACGGTGAGAAGCTGGGTAGAAATTTGGTGGGGGGCTACCCTTTTGTTCCTCTTTTGCCACCTGGGCTACGTTTATGGGCAGATTCGCTACCCGGTCCCAGAGGAGTCACAGGAAGGGACTTTTGTAGGGAATGTCGCCCAAGATTTTCTGCTGGATACAGAGAGTCTATCCGCTCGCAGGCTGCAGGTCGCTGGAGAGGTGAACCAAAGACACTTCCGTGTGGATTTGGACAGCGGAGCCCTGCTCATCAAAAATCCAATCGATCGAGAGGCACTGTGTGGGCTCAGTGCCAGCTGCATCGTGCCCCTGGAGTTTGTAACCGAAGGGCCTTTGGAAATGTACCGAGCGGAGGTTGAGATCGTAGATGTGAATGATCACGCCCCCCGATTTCCGCGGCAGCAGTTGGACTTGGAAATCGGGGAAGCAGCTCCGCCAGGACAGCGTTTCCCCTTGGAAAAGGCTCAGGATGCAGATGTTGGGAGCAATTCCATTAGCAGCTACAGACTAAGCTCCAATGAGCACTTTGCCCTGGATGTCAAGAAGCGCAGCGACGGCAGCCTGGTCCCAGAGCTGCTTCTGGAGAAGCCCTTGGATCGTGAGAAGCAATCCGACTACCGCCTGGTGCTGACTGCTGTGGATGGAGGGAACCCCCCTAGATCTGGCACCGCAGAGCTCCGGGTGTCAGTGCTGGATGTGAATGACAACGCCCCAGCCTTCCAGCAATCCAGTTACAGGATCAGCGTGTTGGAGAGCGCGCCAGCGGGCATGGTGCTCATCCAGCTCAATGCCTCTGACCCAGACCTGGGACCTAGTGGTAACGTCACCTTTTCTTTTAGTGGTCACACCCCTGACCGTGTGAGAAACCTCTTTAGCCTTCATCCCACTACTGGAAAGCTTACCCTTCAGGGGCCTCTAGACTTTGAGAGTGAGAATTATTACGAATTTGATGTAAGGGCTCGTGATGGGGGTTCTCCAGCCATGGAGCAACACTGCAGCCTTAGGGTGGATCTTCTAGATGTGAACGACAACGCCCCCCACATCACAGTGACCTCTGAGCTTGGAACTCTACCAGAGAGTGCAGAACCTGGCACTGTGGTAGCACTAATCAGTGTGCAGGACCCTGATTCGGGGTCAAATGGGGATGTGAGCCTCCGAATTCCCGACCACTTACCATTTGCCCTCAAGTCTGCCTTCAGGAACCAGTTCTCCCTCGTGACAGCAGGACCCTTGGACCGAGAGGCCAGATCCAGTTACGACATCATGGTTACCGCTTCTGATGCTGGGAACCCTCCGCTGAGTACCCACAGGACGATTTTCCTCAATATCTCAGATGTGAATGATAACCCACCCTCATTCTTTCAGAGGTCACATGAGGTGTTTGTTCCTGAGAACAATCGCCCAGGGGACCTGCTTTGCTCCCTTGCAGCCTCTGACCCAGACTCTGGCTTAAATGCATTAATCTCATACTCTCTCTTAGAGCCCAGAAACCGAGATGTGTCGgcttcttccttcatctctctgaACCCCCAGACAGGGGCCGTTCATGCTACTAGATCATTTGACTatgaacaaacacagacactgcaGTTTGAGGTGCAGGCCAGGGACAGGGGCAGCCCACCTCTCAGCAGCACTGTGACAGTGCGCCTGTTCGTTCTAGACCTCAATGACAATGCCCCAGCAGTGCTACGCCCCAGGGCCAGGCCTGGTTCCTTATGTCCCCAGGCGTTGCCTCCATCAGTTGGGGCTGGTCACCTCGTCACAAAGGTGACGGCTGTGGACTTAGATTCAGGTTACAATGCTTGGGTTTCCTATCAGCTCCTGGAGGCCCCAGATCCCAGCCTGTTTGCAGTCTCCCGTTATGCAGGGGAAGTACGGACTGCTGTTCCCATCCCAGCTGACCTCCCACCGCAGAAGCTGGTCATAGTGGTGAAGGACAGTGGTAGCCCACCACTCTCTACCTCTGTGACTCTCCTAGTGTCCTTAGAGGAAGACACTCATCCAGTTGTCCCCGATCTTCGAGAATCTTCAGCTCCCCGGGAAGGAGAATCCCGCCTAACCCTCTACTTGGCTGTGTCCTTAGTGGCGATCTGCTTTGTCTCCTTTGGTTCTTTTGTGGCACTGCTCTCTAAGTGTCTTCGTGGGGCTGCCTGTGGAGTAACGTGCTTTCCTGCTGGCACCTGCGCCTGTCTCACCAGATCTCGGAGGAGGGAGGGGCTTCCTCCTTCCAATGGGATCCTCCGAATCCAGCTAGGGTCAGAAGATCCTATCAAGTTTGTTGACGTGGGAGGCCACTCTCATGGCTGTACACCATTGGCTTCTGCGCCCACTCGGAGTGATAGCTTCATGATGGTGAAGTCACCCAGTGCACCTATGGCTGGGGAGCCCGTGCGGCCAAGCTGTCCACCCTCTGATCTTCTCTATGGGCTAGAG CAAGCCCCGCCCAACACTGACTGGCGTTTCTCTCAAGCCCAGAGACCCGGCACGAGCGG ATCCCAAAATGGTGATGAAACTGGCACCTGGCCCAACAACCAGTTTGATACCGAGATGCTGCAAGCCATGATCTTGGCCTCTGCCAGTG aaGCCGCTGATGGGAGCTCTACCCTGGGAGGGGGCGCTGGCACCATGGGTCTGAGCGCTCGATACGGACCCCAGTTTACCCTGCAGCACGTGCCTGACTACCGCCAGAACGTGTACATCCCTGGCAGCAATGCCACGCTGACCAATGCCGCTGGCAAACGAGATGGCAAGGCTCCAGCAGGTGGTAATGGCAACAAGAAGAAATCgggcaagaaagagaagaagtaa